The DNA region ttcaggtgtacaatagagtgattgaacaattccatacattactcagtactcatcatgataagtgtacctttttaaaaaaatatattcattgttgAGATAGTgggagagcatgagtcagggaggggcagagagagagagagacagacagacagagacacagaatccaaagcaggctccaggctctgagctgtcagcccagagcctgatgcggatctcaaacccacaaaccatgagatcatgatctgagtcaaagttggacaattaactgactgagccacccaggcatcctgataagtgtactctttaatccctatcacctatttcacccatccccctcccatcagccctctgggaaccatcagtttgttctctgtggttaagagtctgtttcttggtttagcgctctcttttttctttgctcattttttaaaaaaatgtttatttatttatttttgagggagggaaggagaggggtagagagagaaagagagactctaaagcaggctctgtactgtcagtgcagagcccgatgtggggttgatcccacgaactgtgagatcatgacctgatccaaaatcaagaatgggatgctcaaccaactgagccacccaggtgtccctcgtttgttttggttcttaaattccacatgagtgaaatcatacgctatttgtctttctctgacttattaaACTTAACATACTGTCTAGCTctatgttgttgcagatggcaagattttatttttttatggctgagtaatattccattgtgtatatatacaacatctttatccattcatctactgatggacacttaagcggcttccattttttggctattgtaaataatgctgcaataaacataggggtgcatgtatcactttgaattagtgtttttgtggtttttttggtaaatacctagtagtataattactggatcatagagtagttctatttttaactttctgaggaacctccattctgttcccacagtggctgcaccagtttccattcccaccaacagtgcacgagggtttctttttctccacattgtctTCAAcgtttgtttcttgtgtttccgatttttggttttgtattcTCCTATTTTAACATACTATATTTTCTCAtgaatattctttgaaaataggaCTTTTAAGAGTTATAAAATCTACCATATCGATATGCCATCAATGTTTATTTGCCTGTTGCTTTACAATTATATTAACAGTGTGATCTTTGTACTTAAATTTCTGTGCCTATCGCTgattatattttttcccttttttctctgatTATTGAAGCTGTTTATTCCTacaggaaaactttaaaacattacaCAAAGATAGGCCTTAGGACAAAAGTTTACCATAATCGTATTCTTCAGAGATGATCATGGTTAACAATTTGATATATATTCTTAGAGATttaagttagtttttaaaaaagaaagcaagatgtAGATAATAGGGGAAATTTGGGAAGTAGAAGGGAAAATCATTCATAATATACCATATTACCATAGTGATTGATGATTAATTTTCCTTCTTGACTTTATTCATATGCACATTTTAACATATATGCTTGATAGTattatgtactttaaaatttgATATCCTgcatgtttttcatttatatagagcatatttttccaaatgatcacatattttcatttttaattattttaatgtctatataATTGCCACCACGTGGAAGTACCATGATTTGCTAAGCATCAGTGTCCGTTAGTAGAAAGATTGTGTTTTCCAACAACATtgcagggtatttttttttttttaatgtttatttctgagacagagacagagcatgagtgggggaggggcagagacagagaagggggacacacagaatccgaagcaggctccaggctctgaactgacagcacagagcctgacgtggggcttgaacccacagacctcgacatcatgacctgagctgaagcgtgacgctcaaccgactgagccacccaggcgccccctttattttttataggtAACAAAAGAAtacagcttttttcttctttgagaagTTCCTTCTTTCTgagaaagttctttttctttttttaatctttgtttatttttgagaaagagaaggagtgcaagcgggggaggaacagagaaggagacacagaatctgaagcaggctccaggctttgggctgtcagaacagagctggaggcaggcatcaaactcacaaactgcgagttcatgacttgagccaaagtgggacgcttaacagactgagccacggaGAGGCGCCCTGAGAGAGTTCTATTAGTAGAATTACTATTCTACTATTTGAAGAATATAGGCGTTTTATAGGCATACTGATGACTTTAAGGACCTTCTGAGATACATTGTAtatacttagtattttttttaaaaattaaaatgtttatttatttgtgagagagacagagacaaaatgcgagtggggtagggcagagagagagggagacacagaatctaaagcaggctccaggctccgagctatcagcacagagcctgacgcggggctcaatctcactgaGCTCcaagatcattgacctgagccgaagtcggacgctcaactgactgagccacccaggcgccccaggtagtGAATATTCTTATCTGAGTTCCTATACCCACAAAATGGTGATCCTGTATTCCAACCGCAACTTAGCCTACAACTTTAAGACCTGATGTATATTGCCAAAGTATCTCTAGGAGAATGGCACTAGTTTACGTTCCCATTGCTGGTATATGAGAAGCTCTTTCCCCATACCTttgccagtcttttttttttttttttttttttaacatttatttttattttttgagagacatagagacagagcgtgagtgggggaggggcagagagagagagggagtcacagattctgaagcaggcttcaggccctgagctgtcagcacagaacccgacccggggctcaaactcacgacccatgagatcacgatctgagccaaagtgggatgcttagccaactgaggcacccagatgcccctgccaGTCTTGACTTttagcacaaaaaagaaaatttccaattTGACCTAAAAAtagattctttattcttttcaatttctttgattaCCACCAAGATGGAATTTTGTTTTGATAGGTTTATTggccttttgtattttatttatttatttattgtctcttaTAATTCTTGCTCTATGTTATACTTCCCATATTTTTTATGAGTTCATCTTTTTTCCTTACTCGTTAATAAGAAGTCTTTTATCCATTAGGTCCATCTACTCCTTGATGTATAAATCAAAAGTACTTctcccagattttttcttttgattttatttgtattttggataTAGAGATTGTTGCTTTTCTGTGACCAGATTTATCAAGTTTTGTcctttgtagtttgtttttttgcatAACGCTTAGAAAAGTCTTCTCTAATCCTAAAGTCAgtcatttcttaatattttgtggTTTCACTTTTTGTATGTAACCCTTTAATCAGTTTagatttattttggtatatggtgtgaggtaggaatCTTACTAAGTGTTTTTTTCCAGGTAAGCAACAGTTGCAACATAATTCAGAAGTAATCAATTTTTTTATGACTAGAAATGCCaattttctcatatattaaattcttttatttatttctctttggggATTAGGAATCTCTAAAATCAAAAGCCAGAGTtaaacttccttttatttttattttatttaaaacaattttttaatgtttatttcagagagagagagagagagacagaatgtgagcaggggaggggcagagagagagggagacacagaatctgagacaggctccaggctctgagctgtcagcacagagcctgatgcagggcttgagctcacgaactatgggatcatgacctgagccgaagtcggacacttaaccgactgagccacccaggcaccccaaacttccttttaaatatataaactcatTGTTGAGGTTTTCCTAGCCACACTCATTTGTTGGTTTTACCTGTTACTCCCAGGATGTTAATTACTCTCTTTATGACACTTCTCTATTCCAGATATGTAAGTCTAGTTTCTACTTGgatatttgaaaactaaatgtatcttctttctctccagaCTAGTGTTCCCATTCTCTCTAAAGGTCATTGTCATCACTCAAGCCCTAAACTGGCAAATTATCTTGACTTCTCCCTCACCCTTACACCTCTCCTAAATATTCATCCAGTCCTGTGGATTTTATCTCTTAGTTGGTCCAGTCTCTTTACTGGACCGCTGAAACAACCTCCCATGGAAGCTTCCAGCCTTCGTCTTGCCTCTCCACCTTCCACCCGTTCATACACAATTTTCCTCTGTGCTATGGgcagaagggtgtgtgtgtgtgtgtgtgtgtgtttaaacgtttatttattaaaaaaaaattttagaggcgcctgggtggcttggtcggttaagcgtccgacttcggctcaggtcatgatctcacggtccgtgagttcgagccccgcgtcgggctccgtgctgacagctcggagcctggagcctgtttcggattctgtgtctccctctctctctgcccctcccctgttcctgctttgtctctctctgtctcaaaaataaataaacgttaacaaaaaattaaaaaaaaaaaacttaatgtttatgttttgagagagatagagcatattTCTACTTAAGTGTCGAGctccgcattaggctctgtgctgacagacagagcctggagcctgcttcggactctgcgtctccctcctctctgcccattccccacttgcactctctctttctctctcaaaaataagtaaacactggggtgcctgggtggccttaACAAAagttaagtcagacacttaactgtctgagccacccaggtgccccaggatatgttttttgtttaaacagtAGATCTACTCATGTTACTTTTTGCCCCCAAACCTTTTCATATTCCTTTTGTGGCTTTCTACTCACTTTCAGGTAAATTCCTTAAACTGTTTTTCAGGGTTGGATTTGATCTGGCTTTTTCTTGCCTCAGGCTTCATGTCTTATTTTTGTGCTTAATAATTTGTCTTACtggatctctttttcatttttccaaagtaCTGAGCAGGATTCCTTTTGTGTATCGTTTCATATCTCTGGTATATTCTCTTCTGTCCTTACCtgtctcattcctttttatctctttttcagcGAGGCTTTCTTTCCCAGACTACATCAGGGCCCCTCTGCTCTACATTCCAGCATCTCATATTTCTACTTTTGTAATTCCCATAATTGTAACTACACTTTAATGTCTTTGTCCAGCTGTAATGTAAGTTCTGGGCAGGTCGGGGCACGTCTGACTTTTTCTTCACTGTTTAACTCTGATTGTACTGAAACCCCACTCTACTTCATGGTTCTCTATAGGATTGTGTTGTGGGTTCTTTCTATGCCCCTCTTACAGAATAGGATCAGGAAATCCCAGATAGAATCCTCTTAAACCTTTAAAATTTAGCACAGAGCCACAGGCTTTGGATGAGAATACCACACTACCAGCCTTATGTATTTCAGTAGACTTGTGCCATGCATACATGTGTTTTGAGCACTCGGTTATGGTAaaatcctctctctgtcttcctttttccttgaaataatgcttcagattcttcttttcatttcaggGTTATATGGAGAGACATTTTTGGATGAACAGTTGTGATTAAATATTATGAACATGAGaaactctgtactatttttgcaatttttttgtaagtgaaaaattatttcacagtttaaatgaatttttttcccttttaaactgCAGCCTACACTCTTCATGTTGAGCTGTGCCTGAAGAGAAACTGTTTAGTTGATCTGACCTCTAGAAGAAAGGGCAATCAGTATACTTTCAAGTTGTACAAATAGAGTTCCCTCACTGCTGTCCAGCTCCATAGCATATAGTGGAGATGAGTGGATCAGACTTTAAAGCATCAGCTTTACTGTGAGGCCATTTCCCTGTGCAACTTTTGATTATATTGACTTTTTATATGGATTGTTGTATATAAAGACAGGGCATTAATTAACGTGAATACTTCCATCCGCTTCATAGGTATCATTCTGATTTATTCATCCAGCGCTTGAGTGTTTGCTAATGTGTCAGTCTGGCGGTCACTTTTTATACAGCTGACCAATGGAATTTGTGAAGCTGGAAGGCTGGAAGCCCACTGCAATTTGTGCTGATGCAATCCCTCTGCTAGCTAGACATTTTGTGTCAGTTAGTAGATCGTGTTCCTAGGCaaccattctttctcattttcctgtttACTGGGACAGTgatatcccctcccccaccttttttccccctatgagCAGGGCTCCCAGTTTTCCAACTCTGAAGTGTTTTCCTATCAAAGCAAAGAGaagatttgtggatgttgaataTGCAAGGAGCTGAAGAGCAAGAGCTCGGAAGAGAGGTTTGTCCAGGTGAGTGAGCAAAAGGGAAAACCAGGGGGACAGACAGCGGGACTTTGGGCATTGTATAAGAGAAAGtgactgaagctcagaaaggaagATTACCCTGTGTTTTAGGGATGCTGGGGGGAAATTGGGGAAGATGTGGGTGAGCGTCTCCTGGGACCAACTTTCCCCAGTACTCATTTTGTCTCCTTTCCAGCATTCGCTTGTCCATTTGCCCATGGTCCACTCTGAATACAAACCACGCCCTGATCTTCATCGTTTTCCCTGTATTTCTACTGTCTCTggttctctcacttcctcttctgTGGGGTACCTTATTAATGGTGGTCACCTTACCCTAACACAGATCTCTTCCACCACTTGTAATTGCATTACTTGCTCTACTTGCTTTTATTGGCCCTTACTTCTATGCCATTATTGAGTCACGTCAGAATTAGGCCCCTGTAACTTCAGGGGCTTCCCCTCTGGCCTGCACGAGAGATATTCACTGTGATGTCTTCTTTCAGATTTGATGAGCAAGTCTGTTCCAGAGCAGGATGTCTCTGAAATTGATTCACCAGGGATAGTAGCAAAGAGATTACAAGACGATGCATACCAGGATTCtacatttggagaaaaatatgCATGTGAGAGCATGAAGGAAAACCCTTCTGGAGAGGTTCCTGGACCATGTCTTTTCAAAGAAGGAGGTTTTGGGGGAATAACTTTTATCCACAAGGAAGCATCTCCTGAAATGATTAGCCAAGAATATAATTTTGAGAGAAGCTTACTTTTGACTTCAAGCTTTGTTACACGTCTCAGGGTTTCTACACAAGAGAGCCTACATCAGTGGGAGACAAGTAGCATACACACCAATGAGATTTCAGACCAGAGTAAATGTCCAAGCCTCTCTGCACAGAAAAAGCCTTGGGAATGTAACGAATGTGGAAAAGCTTTTACTCAGAGCTCATCCCTTACCCAGCATCAGAGGACTCATACTGGAGAGAGGCCCTATGCATGtgaggaatgtgggaaagcctttagtcGTAGCTCCTTCCTTGTTCAACATCAAAGAATTCACACTGGAGTAAAACCATATGGATGTGAGCAGTGTGGGAAAACATTTCGGTGTCGGTCATTTCTTACTCAGCATCAGagaatccatactggagagaaaccttataaatgtaatgaatgtgggaattCCTTCCGCAATCATTCACATCTCACTGAACATCAGcgaattcacactggagagaaaccttacaaatgtaatcGATGTGGGAAGGCATTCAATCAGAACACACACCTCATTCATCATCAGAGGATTCACACTGGTGAGAAACCTTATTTATGCAATGAGTGTGGCTCTTCTTTTCGTAAACACTCAAATCTTACACAacaccagagaattcacactggggAAAAACCCCATAAATGTGAGGAATGTGGGAAAACTTTTCAAACAAAGGCAAACCTCTCTcagcatcagagaattcatactggagagaaaccctataaatgtaaggaatgtggcaaAGCCTTTTGTCAGAGCCCATCCCTTATTAAACACCAGcgaattcatactggagaaaaacctTATAAGTG from Panthera leo isolate Ple1 chromosome A2, P.leo_Ple1_pat1.1, whole genome shotgun sequence includes:
- the ZNF502 gene encoding zinc finger protein 502; amino-acid sequence: MLNMQGAEEQELGREVCPDLMSKSVPEQDVSEIDSPGIVAKRLQDDAYQDSTFGEKYACESMKENPSGEVPGPCLFKEGGFGGITFIHKEASPEMISQEYNFERSLLLTSSFVTRLRVSTQESLHQWETSSIHTNEISDQSKCPSLSAQKKPWECNECGKAFTQSSSLTQHQRTHTGERPYACEECGKAFSRSSFLVQHQRIHTGVKPYGCEQCGKTFRCRSFLTQHQRIHTGEKPYKCNECGNSFRNHSHLTEHQRIHTGEKPYKCNRCGKAFNQNTHLIHHQRIHTGEKPYLCNECGSSFRKHSNLTQHQRIHTGEKPHKCEECGKTFQTKANLSQHQRIHTGEKPYKCKECGKAFCQSPSLIKHQRIHTGEKPYKCKECGKAFTQSTPLTKHQRIHTGERPYKCSECGKAFIQSICLIRHQRSHTGEKPYKCNECGKGFNQNTCLTQHMRIHTGEKPYKCKECGKAFAHSSSLTEHHRTHTGEKLYKCSECEKTFRKYAHLSEHYRIHTGEKPYECIECGKFFRHSSVLFRHQKLHNGE